The Oenanthe melanoleuca isolate GR-GAL-2019-014 chromosome 1, OMel1.0, whole genome shotgun sequence genome segment GTATCCGTGGCACAAGCGGAGCTGGGGGACTTCCCCCTCTTCCTGTGAGTGTGAGGGCTGGGGGGAGTGGGAGCAGGGGGGCAGAGGGCTCTCAGTGCCCGGGCTCTCGGCTGCTTGCTGTGCTGCCGCCGTGCCGTTGTCTTCCCGGCCCCACGCCTGAGCGCCCTGCCCCGCCTTAGCGCTGGCTGAAGCCCGGTTGATGTCACGGAAACTGGCCAGGGGCGGTCGGAGACGGACCCCAGAACGGGTGGAACCCTCTATTGCCTTCTggagctaaaaaaaaagagaaaaatgtcaggaaaaaaaacatgaaagggATGCTGGCGCAGGCCTACCCAGCGTAAAGGGATCACAAATAGAGTCACAGCTCTACCTCTGGGGCCTGTGGAGATAATCTTTCACACTGGTGATGTAATGAAAAATGTCATGGTAAACAACAAATTCCACACCTCTTTCAGAAACAGTGGTAGCCACTCAGTTAAGAGTGGCTATTAAGTCTCAGTTAAGAGCCCTACACTCATGAAAAAGATGAACCTTCTAACACCTCTGGAAGCAACATTTGCTGCCTCCTCTGAAATGCAGTCATCCATTCCTATACATACTTCCAAAGAGCTGACTCAGAATTCAACTCTGGACTGGAAATGTAGCATTTGCAGTTATATATATTCCCAGCTGGAGCTTGCAGCATCTGTGAGTTATTGCAGTGATCCACAGGACACTTGCAGTTATTTAAGAGGGTGGCAGAGGATTTGTACTCACCTCTTCCAAAGCCAACACTCCCCTCAGCTTTCCCATGCTGGTTACATAGGCATGGCTGAGGCCCAGCAGTGAGAACAACGTGTGTGTCTAggagaaaaaccacaaaacaccaTTTCAGGAACTTTGGAAATGGGTAACACAGAAGTCGGTGCTAGAGCTGGGACTCAGGATTTAGAAATGGAAATCACAGAGACACAAAACTGTGCAGTTGTTCCAGTGAGAAATTGAATCTTCActtcttccccttttttatCTGCCAAATACTactctgctccttctgctgtgcagctgtagTTGGGACTGTGCTGATGAAGGACAGCACATTCTCAAGGTCACTCTCATCCTGCATCTGGTGGAGATTCACACACAGCATCCTGGTTGTGCATTTGGGGACCTATGCAGGTCCTGTTTCATTTTGGTGCTGGAAACTGAACTACCATATAGTAATATGTAAAGTCAAAAACTGCTTAGGTTATTTATTCCAGTACTTTCCTTAACAATAggggatttcttttttcctgtcccagaatattttctgtgaaagcTTAAGCTTGTTGCTTCTTATCCTGTGCAGTGAGAACAATGAGAACAAGTTATTCCCTTTCTCTTACAAAGTCTCCTTGAAAGGACAGATATCACACTGCTATCAGTCTTCTTTTCTTCAGCCTAAATATACCCCATTATTTTACTATTATTTGCAGATCTGGGTTTCTAAAACTTTCCACATTCTCAGTGCTCATCTCTGGTATATTTCCAGCCTCCAGGTTCTTGAAGCTGAATTCTAGCTGGACTTCACCTGTGGCCTTACATGAAATCATTCTGTCAGAGCTAGTGTTTGACCTTTTTTTTAGCATCATTTGAGATACTGAATGTTCAAGTATAAACTAGGAAAAGTCTGATTTCTCAAGAACAAGACATTTTACTCTTATGTAAAAGAAAACCATACTGGTTAAATACAATTTGGTCATGATAAACGGTGATATTCTTTTCATTGTCAACAGTCTCACATTTAGCTCTAGCTGTGCATACTTCATACAGTTTGATTATTtattcctggggttttttggggggatttttttgcatcCAAGTTAAGTTGATTCATCTGttatttcagaatttctcaCTTGTTCTTTTGTATGACAGGTATGAAACTTTCCCCATGATCAGCCTTCAGGTATATTTGTAAGCCTATATTCTCAAAGATAAATGCTAGTGGTTTACTAGATTATTTCACCCACCCCTTCAGAAAACTCATCTGAACTATATGCTAGCCTATTCTTGTTTTGCTCAAGGCTGAGATCTTAacagtaattaattaatttaatacaaGACCTATGCTGACCATTCACATTAAATGAGTATTGATAAAAGCATGCACTGTGCACATTTGCTTCAGTAGACTGCTTTCCCTTTCCACTGAGTGAAAGCCCAGTCCTGTCTTCCTCCTGACATACAATGATTACTTTTATCCCCAGTCATCCTATGCTGGCTCTAGGTCTTGCATGATCCAGCTTCCTCTTTCCTTGTGCTTCAGTTCATTGAAGAACCTATGACACAGGCAGACTCTACACCCTGACAGAAACACCCTGAAAAATCCAGGAGTGCTGCACACTGGTGGATCGGAGTGTAAATCTCAGTGTAGTGCCCCAGCAGCAAGGCACACAATGCTCCTGTTAATgtagcagattttttttgtcaaaaggttttttaataaatggaCTCAGACTTCTTATCacaaagctttttgttttgcaggagATTGGAGGTATATACAGAAGATTAGAGGAACAAGCTCACTTCTGTAGCTCAATGTGAAAGTGGCTGGTGATAGTAGTTGTAGGTGAAgacaaggagaagaaataacCCATAGACTGGACTTGGAATGAGTGGAGAAAAAGGACGCATGCCTCAGGGAGACATCTGCACTCACCTTGTGCAGGGAAGTTCTCTCCACCAGCTGGAAAGGGGAGGGATCTACGCGGCAGCTATCAAAGCACACGCTCTtgtccagctcctcctgttCCCAAGCATCTATCTGACACAGGAAAGAAGAGGAATCACTCTTTCAGCTACCTGCAGCATTGCTGTCTTGTGTACCCAAACTAGTCCCCTACTCCTGTTAATGCTTCTTCCTTCCTATGTTCATCTTGTCCATTATATCTCACCCCTCAGGTTTCCCATCCCTTTCTTGCCAGATGTCAAGTCTTGTGGAAGCAGGGCAATTGAAGATTTTCTGagaatatgtttttttttattcttcctttttaaagaaGGAGTGAACATCTTTAGCTTTCCTTTCAGAGAGCATCCTCCCTTGTCATTGCAAGATAATTGATCCATTGTGTAAGAAATGAAGGAACAGCATGGGTCCACAGAAAGATTTAGATGAGGGAGCACCTTGGAGGCCTCTAGTCCAAATCCCTGATGCAGCAGGGCTGACTTCAAAGCTAGATCAGCTTAATTGGAGTCTTATCAGCACATCTAGCCAATCTCTTCTCTTATGGGCGAGACTTGCCCACTGTGCCACtccaagaagaaaattactttgacTATGGGTTTATGTGGCAATCACTGAGGTTCCTGGAGTATTGCATAGGAAATGGGTAAAAGAAGCACTCACATGACTTCACTCTGTTTTTGCACCTGGTCTTACCTCTTCTGGTGTCATTGTCTCAATGACTTCCCCTGGCTCCTGTAGGAGAAAACACTGTTCAGGACAGCCAAAGAACCCACAGTTTCACAGAGTACGGAAAGGGAAAATCTGCACAGCCTCCTCACCCCATGTGGTTCCCCTTTTTTGTTCCAAATAGTGCATTACCAAGTGCTTAGGTTTTCTTTATCCTCATCCATTATATGGAGtgctctgcccttgctgtgcTTCTCTTGCCAATGACAATTCACCATGGAGTTCTGGTGGAGCAATTGAGGTGCCTAAACATGGCCATCTAATACTGATTTAGATGCTCTCAGGATATCCCACATGGGATCCAACCACTGCCCTGGAGTGGATGGGTCTCCCATAAGCTCTGTCTTTTATCCCCAAACTCTGTGCAGATGTGTCAGATAAACAAGGGCATTTGACATGGCAAGAGccaaaagctctttttttttttttttttttttttctccatctgtcCAAAACTGTTTGCCAAATGGAATAGAACTGCACTTTATTGCAGGTTAGCCAAAatatcattaatttttttttcacttagaaAAGATGCCCAAACTCAATCATGATGGTAGCCTGACACCTGAGACTTTTCAGGAAGATGCACACTCCTTTACAGTAGTCACACCCTTTCTCCTTGGAGGGAGTTCCCCACTGATGCTGTCAGAGTTCAGGACAATAACTGTGTCCATGTTTTAGCCAAATGCTGAATGTCTTGAGTAATAGTTTCTAGTTCATTGCATTCCCTTCCTTCTTCAGGGTACTAGCAGGCTCTCTGTAGCCCTAACCTGGATGGTGCTCTCTGTTTCATGTGGACGGCTGCAATGGCACAAGAGCTGCTGGATCAGTTGCCTCAGACTCCTGAAACTGCctgaagaatgaaaacaaacacatggATAAGAGAGAGTGAGAGACAAAACTACAAAGCCCCAGACCTATCACATCCTCTTACCCAAGGCAGGCTGGGAAATGCTATGAGGGACACAATACAGCTGAGCCAGGCACAATCTGGCATTCAGTTTGTGAGATGGTGTCTGGGACATTCCAGAATGAATATTCCAATACAACAAAACATATCAACAAACTGGATGTGACAGGTGCCAAGGGGTGAGAAGTCCATAGATTCTTCCAGCAGTGGAATGATGGGAATAGAAAAGACCAGAATTACACTTCCAGACAGGGAGTTAGCAAAGTGGAGGAGGCAGGGCCTGGTGCTCTTGTGAGCAAGGCTGTGGAGGAAGTTTGGTCAGAAACAATGATAGCTGTGAGCCAAACTATAAAAAGGAAAGGATGGTCTCATGAATTGATTCCTGTCCCACTTCCTCATGTCATTCCTGGGTCACTCAGTTCTAGCTTCACATAAAATGTTTCACACATGGtccttgttttcatttgtggttttttttttctgctttggtaAGATAGGTGGATGGCTGCCCCACCACTCCACTGCTCTGGAAGCAGAAAGTGGATTTTTCTATGCCTTAGAGGTTTAGTCATATATGAGGGGTTCTAATGAACCAGAATGTGCTATATGCTCTATTACATGTGACGTTTGGGTGCCTAAAAGCACAAGCTAAAGCCCTCTGTACTCATTCCCAAGACTGAGCTACATCTCTGTGCTTACTCACTCTCTGCATATTTCAGGATGCATAGAGGATAAAAACAACCCACCATCCTGCATCAAATATACATGATAAATGAATCAGAAATGAGCTATGAGTACAGTCTTGAAAGCAAAGCTAATGCAGACTGGGGTGTGACACAAAAGAACACAATACATCTGTGTTTGTCCATCACATTAATGCAGCTGAATCAAAGAGATGTGTGCCCAAGGGAGGAGGCTTTCAGTTTTGGAGGTGGCTGAGCAACAGCTTAAACTAGCCAAAAACTTAGTGCAGATGTTTAGCTGTCAGGCTGCTTTACCCAGGGAGCTTCATCCACGTGGTGGAAGAGCCTAGAGACGGGACCATTCCATGCAGACTGTACTGAAAATGTCCAAGGAGTTGTTATTGCAAAGAATGAAGTGGGGAGACAGAGAGAGTCCATCCTTAGTGGGCCTACCTATGCTGTGCTCTCTGAGGGATCACAGCAGAAGGTATTTCCAGGTACATTACACTGATGTTGAGGTGCACTAACAAAGTGTCTTTCATTcaggaacagcagagaaagCTCCTTCACTCAGTCTCTGGGAAATCAGCACCTCACACAGGCAGATACACACAGTTAGCATGAAAGCTTCCCCAAGCTGGCTAGGATGTGGTTGAGCCATGACAGAAGTTACCATACCTGAGTGTTGCTGGGGCTCCAAGGTTTCAGGCATTTGTTTAAGAGGACTTGTTGGGCCATTTGGCTCCTCTGGGTAACTGGGAGTGGGACTTGGAGGCCGAGGCAGCTGCtatgaaaaggagagaaaataaaatccacctTATGCCATTTACTTCTCAGCCTCCTCAAATGCCTAACTGCTTCTAAGCAGTCTCTATGATGCAGTCTGTCCGCTTCTCTCCCTcacctctcccttctcctctgtATCCTCATCCTCATCGACATAAGCAAAAGATTCGTGCTTCAGCCTTGGCAGGTTTGCCCAGGGCCCATCATAGGGTGCCTCATTcagcttctgctgcctttctctgTTGAGGAGCCGTCGCCGCTCTGGGCTGATGTGTGTCTGCAGGAGAGCCTGCAGTTCCGACCGctccacagagcccagcaggatcATGGTCTCTGCacaacacagagcagggaaaccaTTAAGCCACCTCAGGGTTTTGTATGTTGCCTTGCACACATCAACCTTCCTCCTTCCAGCCTCTTCCAAGTGCTCAGGCTCGTCCTGTCTAGAGCTGTACAAGAGTCACTGATGAGCCCTGAGGTGGCtcccaggctgtgggctgtggaAAGGGACCTTGTCCTCCTGAACTGTGCCATACCTTGGCTCATGCAGGGTCCCAGGAGGGCCCTGTTGTCACAGTTCTACAAGGCTTCCCACACCTCCCTTGCATGCTAGATCTGCTCCACTGCCCACACTCCAGCTTACCTGTCTAGCCAGCTGAAACAGCTGCCTGCCATACGTCATGCACAGTGGGagatttttaggatttttttttttatgtggtaGGTCACACTGCTTGTTTCACAACATGTAATTTGAAAGCTAGTTTCTCCAAGCTGAGACAGTGTCCAGGAAGGACCAGTTTCTCCACATTGCTTACCTGAGGAGTCTACCAAAGGCAAAGATTTCACTGTGGTGCTTTGGAGTACCGCTTGCAAGTCTCGGTATTTACAGTTGGAGGAAACAAATTTCACATCTTGGACCATAATATCCTCAACAAAGATATTGTATTTGCTGTAAATTTGTGGATGGTAAGAGAAAGAGTTAGCATACTAAAAATGTCAAGCACATAAATTCCCTAAAGAAATACCTAAATGACCACTTTTTAAAGAGTGCTCAAAATAGCTGCCAAATGATCTTCTGTGAGTAACCAGAGGactttccaagaggaaaaacacagaTTAACTGGATTTCCATTACAGTGGTATTCCACTCTGTTACCCCTGACCATAAGACACAcatgtatacatatatgtatagATGATTTTTATATACGTACCTATGTCTATGATATATACTAGAGAGAGAAAGATATTTATAGGAATAACTGAGTTTTGCTTTAAGCAAAATATCCAAATACAATATTTCAAACATTTGCTGgagaaaaaatatccaaaccCTACTGAATTTAGATAAATGAGACTCctgatttttagttttttaagcTGAGGCAATTTGGAAATATTAACACAAATTCAGTAACATTGCAGGTCATTTAAATTTGtgctttcagtgaaaaaaaagaaggggacttttctccatttttgtgTATGAAACCTAATTCTACTCCAACACTTGTTTTTTCTTACTGCAGGTCTATTCTGCCTTCTTAGTTCCTTTGCAGTACTGAACCCTTTTCATAACCTTTTATTCCCCTCTGGTCTTAACCCCCTCCTGCTTAATTTCTTTGCCATTCCCTGTTTCCACCTGTTTTGCTACTATACCTGATGTGATTCCAGCCCAGGTCTGGCAGGTAGGGCAACTTCTTCACCTGGATGATGCTGTCATAGAGGCTGGGCTGCAAACTCTGGGCCACCATGTTGGCAAGAATGACAGCCACCATCATGGGCAGGATGTGAGAGATCTGGCCCGTCAGTTCGAAGCAGATGACAGCAGTGGAGACAGTGTGGCTCACTGCTCCTGTCAAAGCTGCTGCACCTTTCCCAGGTAGGAAAGGAGTAGAGAGAGAGGACTGTCATATAGAAACACTATGTCATGCCAGCCAGGGAAATTACAGCAGTGGGACCAggtgaggaaaaaggaagacaTGGAGGCTCACCAATGACAGCATACCCTCCAGGTAAGATTTGATAAAGAATGTCATCAAAGAGGATCCCGTTGGGAAAAAGCGATGCCATGATTTCCCCAATGAGACGTCCAAATGCAGCACCTGAAAAATATCACTGACAGTTATGGAATTAACATTCAAGGAACATGCAGTCTGTgcttgcagctgtgctgggcaatCACTTGGGTGTTTTCTAACAGAAACGAAGCCAAAAGTTACATTAAAATGACACTGGGAATTAAAGAGTAGTTCTCAGTTACAAAATACAGAAGTTAGACTCCAAGTGGAAGAAAGGGTACTAAGACTGGTAAGTACCGTTGACTCCTCATTCATTCATTTGGGcacaccaggcacagcagtAGCTGTgattcccaggctgcaggacatATTTTCAGACTATACAGTGTCAGTCCAGATCACAGTTGAGGCCCTGTAGACGCTCGTTCTGTGAATGTCTGAACAGTACAATCACAGCTTACAGAAAAGTTTTTGTGGGATGGGACTTCTGGAGGTCTTGTTCTGACCTCTGCTCAGAAAAGGGGCTAATTTCAAAGTGAGATGGAGTCACCCGTGTCTTGTTCAGACAGGTTTTACAAGTCTGCAAGGATCTCTTGGATTGGTGGACACAAAATAGCACAGTGTTCCAGAATTGTATCCAAAATGCTGAATGCGTGGAAACACACAATTTCTTTGCATTGCTATCTAGGTCTTTTCCTAATACAGCCTTGATGTTGGTTAGCCTTCATCACTGCAAGGGCATGGTACTGCCTCATGTTCAGTTGCTGCCTGCCAGAACTCAGAGGTTCTTAGAGCATCCTATTTCATTTGAGAGTTGTGGGTACTTAATGCTGAATGTCATGAGCTCACATGCCTCTCTTTCTGAACattagcttctttttttttttttttttttttttttgtgattggaATTAAAACCAATTAAAAGTCAGTAAAGTTTTTATGTTATCACATTTTGGTCAGAAGAAAGGAATAAGTGGTAGATTACATTTCGGGTACTAGTTTTGAGGTTATCTCTTCTGGCTGGCTTCAAGGGGTGAAAGGAGCAACTACTATTAATTGCAGGATGGAAGTTTCTCTGTAAGTGAAGAGGCACAGAAATTAGAAGGCCATGGCTCAGCATGTCTCCCCAGGTGTGGCTTTCCTTATGTAAAAGGGATTAGCTACCTGGcatttggttttggggttgAGGAAATGTCAAAAGCAGAGACCCAGAGGCTGGTCTATGGACTGCTAATCAGGTTGTCATAGACATCAAGTGATGACTCCACATACACCAGATGAACCCTGCTGGGTGTGTAGGCAGTGTCTCTCCTATTCTCTCCACCTGTCAGATGAATATGCTGCCAAATAAAATTGAAACTCACCTAATACGAAAACAGGCATGAAGCCTCCACAGGGGATTGGCATCGTGGTGGCAATAACAGCCATGCAGAACTAGAACAGAGGCAGAGGGTGCAGTTGTTACTGAGCAGCAGTAGCATTTTCTGCTGCCCCACTCTGTGCCCAGCTTGGCTACAGAGACCAGAAAGCTGCTGAGCTGTAGTACTGCTAACCAAGCTCTGTCTTTGCAGTgccaaacacagctgaaaactgACTATACTGCAGTGGAGAATCAGGCCAGGCCTTTTCCCAGAGTCAAAATAGCAGTTTCTTGTTTATGTGATCTACCCCAATGCTGAATATATCCAGAAGAAAACCAAGACCACTTTTCTAGAGAGTAGAGAAAGCCTTTAGTTAGTAGGATAATGCCAATGAATCTAGTGACTGAGAGTACAGCTCTTCCAAAGGCAAACGGATGGACTCGGGACAGACACACCCCTGTAGTCCCTCATCTTTTCTACTCCTCTTTTCTTCAACTAAGCAAGAACTCTTCTGCTTGGTACACTGTAATAAGAATTATCAGAGAAGGAGAACCCTTAACTGCCTGTCAGAAATTTGATAGTGTGTTTTACTTTAGATGGAAACAGTTGTGTCAATCAGTCATTGATCCTTGTTCTTGATCTACTGAAATTTTCAACTGACATTGCAAGGTGGCCTCAGGTCTTCTGCCCCTTTGcaataagtaaataataaaagaattaGCACCtattttatgacatttttatcctttcatatatacatacatacatacatacatttatttttcatcttaaGAAAACCTCCTTCTTGCTACTTTTATTTTGAGTACTGGAATATGatgctttcttctttcaaatgtccttttttttttttttttttttttttggctttgtccTGTGTCAATTACACAGGATCAGAGGCTGATCCTTTCAGAGGCTGAACAGTTGCAACTTCCACAGATCCTGTCGGCTCAGAATTTttaatctgctgctgctttctgggaAGGGAACAAAACAgtttccagctgcatttctccATCAAGTTTTGATGGACTGCTAACAAATCCTTGAGCCTCACACAACTGTAGATTGTGCCTGCATATTCCTATTTGTCTCCTATCTGGTCAGGAATATCAAAGAGACTGTATGAGACTTCATTTAGATCAAACATTAATTATCTGAGAGCTTTTTAgtcaagtatttatttttgtggaacTAGAGAAATCTTTCCTGATTTTGTCCTCTCTACAGCTACTATACAGTGGATACCAAAGATCATTCAGCAGGATGCATGAGGAGGATGGCCTAGGGACCAGAAAAAGGTCACTAAATTAAGGAGACTATTCCCTAATATTTTGGTCATTCAAGGTGGACAAATATCACATGCAAAGATGTAGGAATCCATTGCAGCTGTAGTGCTTCATTCAATACCCAGCAACTCCTCATTGGTACTTCTCAAACTGCTTTATAAAAGGGAAGAACATTCAGCCTGAGTGGAGAAGGGTGATGGTGAGCTGGGCTTCCTACCTTCACAAGGAAGAAGAGCAGGATGACGACGAAGACGCTGACTTTAGGATGGATCCAGGCAGCAGATTTCCCTAGGAtctgggtgtccccagagtgtTTGATCCAGGTATAATTATCAAAGAGAGTGCTGATGGCTTCCCGTGGCATCAactaaacagcaaaaaaccagGTATGAGTCATGAGATTAGATGGAATAAATATTCTATTTCTGTTACAAGGAAGTGGAGGAGATTTTTACTGTGGTGATTCATGACTATGAAActtaattcacatttttaatctTCAGGAAGAGAGACAGAGCTTTACTCAAACAGATGAAAAGACCATTACTTTTACACATGGTAACATCTACCTTATTATTTGCTTAGAAAAGTGGGCCTTTTTCAAGTTTTCTATGAAGGAGGTAGCAGAGATGATATAGTGCTCCTCAGTCCAAACTCCTTTTTCCCTGACACAAGGTTATTGGGGCAGAGGATAAGGAGATAACGTTCCCAAGAACCACACAGAATTGGTAATACACTTTGCAGTCTCACCTCTCCTGCCATGAACTGCCCAAATCCATGAGGAAACGTCACAGATGCTATACAGAAGGTTATAACTGCAGGGTATATCAGTCGgctggaaagaaaggaagttATTACAACAGGACCTCACATTCTGCTCTTGTAGCACCATCACTTCAGGACTAGGAATGCTATTTCTGTGAAGCCTCTCTGTATTTGTATCCAAATTGCTTTGGAGTGCTGTTACCAGCAGTTTAATGCCCTGCTCCAACTGATCATCATAATTCATAGAGTTGATCTGTCAGCAAAACCCTTTTCCCCATCAAAATTAATATCAtaggagggatggaggaagagTGGGATGTACAACATGCACAAGCTTGAATATTTGGAGGAATGTGTGTTTGCAGTGATGTGTTGACCTGCTGTCAAAAGCCACTACTTTTGTCATTTGTCCTGATTATGACAGTCTTGCTTCTTCACCCCCGACAGTGTATCCTGTCCTAGTGGATTTAAATGTAGGGGTTTTTCATGCATCTCTGCAGGCACCCCCGGTGCATTAATTCTTGTGGGGAAACCTGCTTCTCTTTCCACTGAATTGCTGACTGTCCCAATTTTGGGGAAGGTGTCCTTGGCAGCCAGTGGGATCtagcagtgccaggctggtggGACACAGTGGGACAGATGCCAAAGCCATCTGCGTTTTCCTACTGTGCAGTCCTGGAGTGGTGTCTGGGTAAACTGTGACACTTCACAAGCACTGAGACAACATCAGCCTAAACTGCTTCCACATGCTGGACTACTCCTGTCATGGGTCCCTTGGCTAGTTACTGTTTCCTACAGGAAGCATTGGCTGAGATTTAGGAAGACAAAATCTAACCTTTAATTTGTTTCAGTCTGAggacttaaaaaaattctgagcaATCAGTGAAAAGTAGATTCCCACTTTTCTGG includes the following:
- the CLCN1 gene encoding LOW QUALITY PROTEIN: chloride channel protein 1 (The sequence of the model RefSeq protein was modified relative to this genomic sequence to represent the inferred CDS: deleted 1 base in 1 codon), which gives rise to MQSPESRTEEPRPKAALWGGPPQYDYVCFEKCSRLGIPAEAGHEAAGDGLRSPESSLSYPQLYGRYTDQVTDNISDKEAAKLLKKQAQRNNGRPLKRDSQVQIKEEHYSKCQDCAKRIQKYITKKLGEDWIFLVLLGLVMALVSWGVDYASAKTVQAYKWTYGALHPNILLQYVVWVAFPLGLILFAASFCHFISPQAVGSGIPELKTIMRGVVLKEYLTLKAFVAKVVALTAGLGSGMPVGKEGPFVHIASICAVVLSKFMSIFCGVYEQPYYYTDVLTVGCAVGVGCCFGTPLGGVLFSIEVTSTYFAVRNYWRGFFAATFSAFVFRVLAVWNKDAVTITALFRTNFRMDFPFDLQELPAFAIIGICSGFLGAFFVYLNRQVVLGIRRHKALSQFLTKYRLIYPAVITFCIASVTFPHGFGQFMAGELMPREAISTLFDNYTWIKHSGDTQILGKSAAWIHPKVSVFVVILLFFLVKFCMAVIATTMPIPCGGFMPVFVLGAAFGRLIGEIMASLFPNGILFDDILYQILPGGYAVIGAAALTGAVSHTVSTAVICFELTGQISHILPMMVAVILANMVAQSLQPSLYDSIIQVKKLPYLPDLGWNHISKYNIFVEDIMVQDVKFVSSNCKYRDLQAVLQSTTVKSLPLVDSSETMILLGSVERSELQALLQTHISPERRRLLNRERQQKLNEAPYDGPWANLPRLKHESFAYVDEDEDTEEKGELPRPPSPTPSYPEEPNGPTSPLKQMPETLEPQQHSGSFRSLRQLIQQLLCHCSRPHETESTIQEPGEVIETMTPEEIDAWEQEELDKSVCFDSCRVDPSPFQLVERTSLHKTHTLFSLLGLSHAYVTSMGKLRGVLALEELQKAIEGSTRSGVRLRPPLASFRDINRASASAKAGQGAQAWGREDNGTAAAQQAAESPGTESPLPPCSHSPQPSHSQEEGESPSSACATDTELEEMELSGPVAENISDILKDINLRTTDLDEDEDEDEDVRL